The following coding sequences lie in one Aspergillus luchuensis IFO 4308 DNA, chromosome 8, nearly complete sequence genomic window:
- the AGS1_4 gene encoding cell wall alpha-1,3-glucan synthase ags1 (CAZy:GH13;~COG:M;~EggNog:ENOG410PF9V;~InterPro:IPR013534,IPR006047,IPR017853;~PFAM:PF08323,PF00128;~SECRETED:SignalP(1-19);~TransMembrane:13 (n4-14c19/20o1075-1096i1978-1998o2010-2029i2036-2059o2071-2091i2103-2124o2144-2167i2193-2210o2230-2253i2274-2291o2303-2323i2330-2352o2372-2396i);~go_function: GO:0003824 - catalytic activity [Evidence IEA];~go_process: GO:0005975 - carbohydrate metabolic process [Evidence IEA]) has translation MKRVLAGLVLASTAWQAVAWPYNASLADYNLNQNKTATNPADYWGQWPNHTGDYFPSPDNWRFPFYTLMLDRFVNGDPTNDNYNNSVWEHDIWSTQMRHGGDVAGLIDTLDYLQGMGIKGIYLAGTVLMNQPWGYDGYSALDTTLLDGHYGNLAQWRHAITEIHNRGMYVIFDNTLATMGDLIGFEGYLNSSAPFTVDEHKVEWKTARRYVDFDFGNTYNETCDYPRFWYENGYPVQKTVTDSLVGCYDSDFDQYGDVEAFGVFPDWERELAKFASVQDRLREWRPSVRDRLIRHSCLVIYQLDIDGFRYDKATQATVDALGDMSAAYRECARAVGKENFFIAGEITGGNTFGSVYLGRGRQPDQYPSSIEAAMNLTNTSEPQYFLREEGMNAIDGAAFHYSIYRNLERFLGMDGSLSAGYDVSVDFINAWNEMLVSNDFLNPNTGEFDPRHMYGVTNQDVFRWPTLEKGTERQLLGQFVTTLLLPGIPLLLWGEEQAFYVLDATASNYIFGRQSMSPAVAWHMHGCFSLDSSTFYDWPITRGRHACEDITVTYDHRDPSHPARNIIKHMYQMRIDFPVLNDGFNVTKLSNHTEYVYYPGSNGTATETGLWSVYRGISSDFQDLGTGNNQPVWLVYHNTNRTIDYTFDCSDNDSALISPFDTGTWVKNLFYPFDEHELSSSPQKLGLNGSTAYNGCLSNMTMKAYEFRAYVPRAKFTKPRPMITALSPGHDAPVRSTVAPNEDESVQIKIYFSEAMNCDSVTSSIYVNSSTEAGKTPTIDTDSVSCKTATLNETGSDWSGFIPSAWVWQGNLTGVYNGIHRITVNNATNTYKNETTDSVDHFLLRVGQIDNPMIYTTANYSTSLLHKYENGSLYIQHHAAGADKWRYSTNWGSSYSDWMDYTGGNTTITELSWSGTSKQAWDGYHVRAEYWSKWTGSSDYVQEGDTDWKKGPRRFPHIFWEGPYNEYGYDAGLESEIHLDPEDGLWKYHFTYEWPAIGQVSIWGMNPDGSPDEGWVMGDADNDSVLDRMPPSSLSETVINITSHPPSPYISWKLIIDDATQKFQLVPVGHQATQIAMYVLFWIVPPLSAAACFWVFMKSFYKVKFNQVGVDQKSGFAIALRRRFEKKAPGGEYNRLNPIMRLANKSGLLQTATPFSAAAAAGKRRMVLIATMEYDIEDWAIKIKIGGLGVMAQLMGKTLSHQDLIWVVPCVGDVEYPVDTPAESILVTLMGTEYEVQVQYHYLNNITYILLDAPVFRQQTKSNPYPARMDDLESAVYYSAWNQCIAAVCKRFPIDLYHINDYHGSLAPLYLLPETIPVCLSLHNAEFQGLWPVRTATEREEVQSVFNLSADVMKQYVQFGEVFNLLHAGASYLRIHQRGFGAVGVSKKYGKRSYARYPIFWGLQKVGNLPNPDPSDLGEWSKEQAMAVQRGEVAVDPDYEAGRGALKLQAQEWAGLNQDPDAELFVFVGRWSMQKGVDLIADIMPSVIEANPKVQLICVGPVIDLYGKFAALKLDQMMKLYPGRVFSRPEFTALPPYIFSGAEFALIPSRDEPFGLVAVEFGRKGALGVGARVGGLGQMPGWWYNVESTSTYHLLDQFRQAIDAALESKQSTRAKMRARSAKQRFPVAQWVEDLEILQTTSIQVHTKTAKGHGRPRTPNTSAFQGNSVSSRPSSAFWPSSGTQTPMLHSREGSYTNLNRLSDFAALSDPTERPVSGLQRKLSLGVRSGPGHRPRAARSHSSHDELSVTEEHPEDVATDVEGDDFPDNEYVPTSAELEAARRMQAAQRPGSTAITSSHFSRDSQALAVPGTPGSPQMPDQSLLPPAGLRDVSNRMSTASLLSVDMVVGQKKDFRLQKVDPFFTDSTGEYYNIFEQKLQNLKGSNSETDYCIEEFLIKSEKEWFERFHDAKLGRLKSPAPSVFRDKQGSVSVVSREDGSSFNAESSHTHGSEVDDEFLLGKDYSPPAGIRLWMQIRIGNWPVYSIFLALGQILAANSYQITLLTGQVGETAVKLYGIATTYLIASICWWLIYRYFKSVVCLSLPWLFYGIAFILIGSAHWVDNSFNRGWIQNIGSGAYAVASASGSLFFALNFGDEGGAPMEVWILRACIVQGLQQAYVIALWYWGSSMSTASSEGVSTTTSGVAGSWKMTAICYPIALVVTLIGFLLFRGLPNYYHQAPGKIASFYKAVFRRKIVLWNFVFVILQNFFLSAPYGRNWNFLWSSTHAEAWQVGLLCILFFGFVWVGFLFIVSRYLKAHSWSLPLIACGLGAPRWAQIWWGISGIGYFLPWVSGGYVGGALASRSLWLWLGVLDSIQGLGFGIILLQTLTRTHMLFTLICSQVLGSIATIAARGFGPNKLGPGPISPDPTFGVSAVANAWFWVGLFCQLIICAGFLLFFRKEQLAKP, from the exons ATGAAGCGGGTGCTCGCTGGCCTCGTCCTTGCCTCCACGGCATGGCAGGCTGTCGCTTGGCCCTACAATGCATCACTCGCAGATTACAACCTGAACCAGAACAAAACTGCGACAAATCCTGCAGATTATTGGGGACAATGGCCGAACCACACCGGCGACTATTTTCCATCTCCGGATAACTGGCGATTCCCGTTTTACACCCTGATGCTTGATCGCTTTGTGAACGGAGATCCGACGAACGATAATTACAATAACTCAGTATGGGAACACGATATTTGGTCAACACAGATGCGTCATGGCGGAGATGTAGCTGGTCTTATCGATACGCTTGATTATTTGCAGGGAATGGGCATCAAG GGAATTTATTTGGCTGGCACAGTTCTCATGAACCAACCATGGGGATATGATGGCTATTCGGCACTGGACACAACTCTGCTCGACGGACATTACGGAAATCTGGCACAATGGCGACATGCAATCACCGAGATTCACAATCGTGGCATGTACGTTATTTTCGACAACACGCTTGCGAC AATGGGAGATTTGATCGGATTCGAGGGTTACTTAAATTCCTCGGCACCTTTTACAGTGGATGAGCACAAAGTCGAATGGAAGACCGCTCGGCGATACGTGGACTTCGATTTTGGTAACACTTATAACGAGACCTGCGATTATCCCCGATTTTGGTATGAAAATGGTTATCCCGTCCAGAAGACGGTCACCGACTCCCTGGTTGGCTGCTACGACAGTGATTTCGATCAATACGGTGATGTCGAGGCCTTCGGAGTGTTTCCTGACTGGGAACGAGAATTGGCCAAGTTTGCATCCGTGCAGGACCGCCTGCGTGAGTGGCGCCCGTCAGTCCGAGACAGACTGATTCGCCATTCGTGTCTGGTGATATACCAGCTTGACATCGATGGTTTCCGCTACGATAAAGCCACGCAGGCTACCGTTGATGCTTTGGGTGATATGTCAGCTGCTTATCGCGAATGCGCCCGGGCAGTAGGAAAGGAGAATTTCTTCATAGCTGGAGAGATTACTGGTGGAAACACCTTCGGATCAGTCTATTTAGGGCGCGGTCGGCAACCGGATCAATATCCATCCTCGATTGAGGCTGCCATGAATCTCACGAATACCTCGGAGCCGCAATACTTCTTGCGAGAGGAGGGCATGAATGCCATCGATGGCGCCGCATTTCATTATTCGATCTATCGCAACCTCGAGCGTTTCCTAGGGATGGATGGCAGTTTGTCCGCCGGATACGATGTCTCGGTGGATTTCATCAATGCCTGGAATGAGATGTTGGTCTCGAACGATTTCCTCAACCCTAATACCG GTGAATTCGATCCCCGACACATGTATGGTGTCACCAATCAAGATGTCTTCCGCTGGCCAACGCTGGAGAAGGGAACCGAACGCCAGCTGCTTGGCCAATTCGTGACTACCTTGCTTCTGCCAGGGATCCCTCTACTGCTGTGGGGTGAGGAACAGGCATTCTATGTCCTTGATGCCACTGCGTCAAATTATATTTTTGGACGTCAGTCCATGTCGCCGGCCGTTGCCTGGCACATGCATGGATGCTTTTCTCTGGACTCCTCAACTTTCTATGACTGGCCTATTACAAGGGGTCGTCACGCGTGCGAGGATATCACAGTAACGTATGATCATCGGGATCCCTCCCACCCAGCTCGCAACATCATAAAACACATGTACCAGATGCGCATCGACTTCCCCGTGCTCAACGACGGCTTCAATGTCACCAAACTGTCCAACCATACTGAATATGTATACTACCCAGGATCCAATGGAACCGCCACTGAAACCGGTCTCTGGTCAGTTTACCGTGGCATCAGCTCTGACTTCCAGGACTTGGGAACCGGCAACAACCAGCCGGTCTGGTTGGTGTATCATAACACTAATCGGACAATCGACTACACATTCGATTGCAGTGACAATGACAGCGCATTGATTTCCCCTTTCGACACCGGCACCTGGGTCAAGAACCTTTTCTACCCTTTCGATGAACATGAGTTGAGCAGCAGTCCGCAAAAGCTTGGCCTCAATGGATCTACGGCCTATAACGGTTGTCTTTCCAACATGACGATGAAGGCTTACGAGTTCCGCGCCTATGTCCCACGTGCCAAGTTTACCAAGCCTCGGCCTATGATCACGGCTTTGTCTCCCGGGCACGATGCTCCTGTGCGATCAACTGTCGCACCGAATGAGGATGAATCGGTACAAATCAAGATCTACTTCTCCGAGGCCATGAACTGTGATTCGGTGACGAGTTCTATCTATGTCAACTCTTCGACTGAGGCCGGGAAAACTCCAACAATAGACACAGACAGTGTCAGTTGCAAAACCGCTACACTCAACGAGACCGGCAGCGACTGGTCTGGTTTTATCCCGAGCGCCTGGGTATGGCAGGGGAACTTGACTGGCGTGTACAATGGTATTCATCGCATAACCGTGAACAACGCCACTAATACCTACAAGAACGAAACCACCGATTCTGTTGATCACTTTCTTCTGCGAGTGGGTCAAATTGATAATCCCATGATATATACGACCGCCAATTACTCCACCAGCCTGCTTCACAAATACGAAAATGGCTCGCTTTACATCCAACATCATGCTGCTGGTGCAGACAAGTGGCGGTACTCCACGAACTGGGGCTCCTCTTATTCAGACTGGATGGATTACACAGGTGGAAACACTACCATAACAGAGTTATCATGGTCCGGCACGAGCAAGCAAGCCTGGGACGGGTACCACGTCCGCGCTGAATATTGGAGCAAATGGACGGGTAGCAGTGATTACGTGCAGGAAGGTGATACAGATTGGAAGAAGGGCCCTCGACGCTTTCCCCACATATTCTGGGAAGGTCCTTACAATGAATACGGCTACGACGCTGGGTTGGAGAGCGAGATACACCTGGATCCAGAGGATGGGCTGTGGAAGTACCATTTCACTTATGAGTGGCCAGCAATCGGTCAGGTCAGCATCTGGGGGATGAACCCGGATGGTTCGCCGGATGAAGGATGGGTGATGGGCGATGCTGATAACGACTCCGTCCTTGACCGGATGCCTCCATCGTCCCTCTCCGAAACTGTGATCAATATTACATCACATCCGCCTTCGCCATACATCTCCTGGAAGCTGATCATCGACGATGCCACTCAGAAGTTCCAACTGGTACCGGTAGGACATCAAGCGACGCAGATTGCGATGTATGTGCTATTCTGGAttgttcctcctctctcaGCTGCGGCGTGTTTCTGGGTCTTCATGAAGTCCTTTTACAAAGTCAAGTTCAACCAGGTCGGTGTGGACCAGAAGTCTGGCTTCGCAATTGCCCTGCGCCGAAGGTTCGAAAAGAAAGCTCCAGGTGGGGAGTACAACCGTCTCAACCCTATCATGCGACTGGCCAATAAATCAGGCTTGCTCCAAACTGCCACCCCTTTTAGCGCTGCTGCAGCCGCTGGGAAGCGTCGCATGGTCTTGATCGCCACCATGGAGTATGATATCGAAGACTGGGCGATAAAGATCAAGATTGGAGGTCTTGGAGTGATGGCCCAGTTGATGGGCAAGACCCTTAGCCACCAGGATCTCATATGGGTGGTCCCCTGCGTGGGAGATGTCGAGTACCCTGTTGACACCCCAGCTGAGTCAATTCTGGTAACACTTATGGGCACGGAATATGAGGTGCAAGTGCAATATCATTACCTGAACAACATCACCTATATCCTCCTCGATGCTCCGGTCTTCCGCCAACAAACGAAATCAAACCCGTATCCCGCGCGCATGGACGATCTGGAAAGTGCGGTCTATTATTCAGCATGGAATCAGTGTATTGCAGCTGTATGCAAGCGCTTCCCTATTGATCTGTACCATATCAACGACTACCATGGCTCTTTGGCGCCCCTTTACTTGCTCCCGGAAACTATACCCGTCTGCCTCTCCCTACACAACGCAGAGTTCCAGGGTCTTTGGCCTGTCCGAACAGCTACCGAACGTGAAGAGGTACAGTCAGTTTTCAACCTCAGTGCGGATGTTATGAAACAGTATGTACAATTTGGTGAGGTATTCAACCTGTTGCATGCTGGAGCCAGCTATCTGCGCATCCACCAGCGTGGCTTTGGCGCGGTCGGCGTTTCCAAAAAGTACGGCAAGCGCTCCTACGCCCGGTACCCCATCTTTTGGGGTTTGCAAAAAGTCGGCAATCTTCCCAATCCTGACCCCTCAGACCTGGGAGAATGGAGCAAGGAGCAAGCCATGGCAGTTCAACGGGGCGAAGTGGCCGTCGATCCGGATTATGAGGCAGGTCGTGGTGCGCTTAAACTGCAGGCGCAGGAATGGGCGGGTCTCAACCAGGACCCTGACGCTGAGCTGTTCGTTTTCGTTGGTCGTTGGTCCATGCAAAAAGGTGTCGACCTCATTGCAGATATCATGCCTTCAGTTATTGAAGCCAATCCGAAGGTTCAATTGATCTGCGTCGGCCCTGTTATTGATCTATACGGAAAGTTCGCTGCGCTCAAGCTCGATCAGATGATGAAACTCTATCCTGGTCGAGTCTTTTCACGCCCTGAGTTCACTGCTCTTCCGCCGTACATATTCTCGGGGGCAGAGTTCGCTTTGATTCCCTCCCGAGATGAACCGTTCGGTCTTGTGGCGGTAGAATTCGGTAGAAAGGGTGCATTAGGCGTGGGAGCCCGCGTTGGTGGACTGGGACAAATGCCTGGATGGTGGTATAACGTTGAATCAACCTCTACATATCATCTTCTGGATCAGTTCAGACAAGCGATTGATGCGGCGTTGGAATCGAAGCAGTCGACTCGTGCAAAAATGCGGGCTCGTTCAGCGAAGCAGCGATTCCCCGTCGCGCAGTGGGTGGAGGACTTGGAAATCCTCCAAACGACATCCATCCAGGTCCATACCAAGACAGCCAAAGGCCACGGACGCCCTCGGACCCCTAACACGAGCGCCTTCCAGGGCAACAGCGTGTCATCTAGGCCGTCGAGCGCTTTCTGGCCTTCATCGGGCACGCAGACACCCATGCTTCATTCCCGCGAGGGCAGCTACACCAACCTTAACCGACTCAGCGACTTCGCTGCCCTGTCTGATCCTACGGAGAGACCAGTTTCTGGTCTACAACGCAAACTCTCCCTTGGTGTTCGTTCTGGCCCGGGTCATAGGCCTCGTGCTGCACGGTCTCACTCTTCCCATGATGAGTTATCCGTGACGGAGGAACATCCCGAAGACGTGGCTACCGAtgtcgagggtgatgatTTCCCAGACAATGAATATGTTCCTACTTCTGCAGAGTTGGAAGCAGCACGTCGCATGCAAGCTGCTCAGCGACCGGGGTCTACGGCCATAACCAGCTCTCACTTCTCCCGCGATAGCCAAGCCCTGGCTGTACCTGGAACACCAGGCTCGCCACAAATGCCTGATCAAAGCCTGTTGCCCCCAGCTGGTCTCAGGGATGTTAGCAACCGGATGAGTACGGCATCATTGCTTTCTGTCGATATGGTGGTGGGACAGAAGAAGGACTTCCGCTTGCAAAAGGTGGATCCGTTTTTCACGGACAGCACAGGCGAGTATTACAACATCTTCGAGCAAAAGTTGCAGAACCTGAAGGGTAGCAATTCTGAAACAGACTATTGTATCGAGGAATTCTTGATTAAGAGTGAGAAGGAGTGGTTTGAACGATTCCATGACGCCAAGTTGGGTCGGTTAAAGTCACCAGCTCCCTCAGTCTTCCGTGATAAGCAGGGATCTGTTTCCGTTGTTTCAAGGGAAGATGGGTCCAGTTTCAACGCCGAGAGCTCCCATACACATGGATCGgaagttgatgatgagttcCTGCTCGGCAAGGATTACAGCCCCCCTGCTGGTATCAGGCTTTGGATGCAGATCCGCATTGGTAACTGGCCGGTATACTCCATTTTCCTGGCACTAGGCCAGATCCTCGCTGCCAATTCCTACCAAATCACGCTCTTGACCGGCCAGGTCGGAGAAACAGCAGTCAAACTATACGGAATTGCAACGACCTACCTCATCGCCTCAATTTGCTGGTGGCTGATCTATCGCTATTTCAAGTCCGTCGTTTGCCTGTCTCTCCCCTGGCTATTCTACGGCATCGCATTCATTCTTATAGGTTCCGCCCATTGGGTCGATAATTCCTTCAACCGGGGCTGGATCCAGAATATCGGGAGCGGCGCGTATGCGGTCGCATCTGCTAGTGGCTCCCTGTTTTTCGCATTGAACTTCGGCGACGAAGGTGGTGCCCCCATGGAGGTTTGGATCTTACGGGCTTGCATTGTTCAAGGCTTGCAACAAGCATATGTGATTGCTCTCTGGTATTGGGGATCATCCATGAGTACTGCCTCTAGTGAGGGTGTTTCAACGACAACGAGTGGAGTGGCTGGCTCTTGGAAAATGAC TGCAATTTGCTACCCGATTGCTCTAGTTGTGACTCTCATCGggttcctcctcttccgcggATTGCCTAATTATTACCATCAGGCCCCGGGCAAGATCGCCTCGTTCTACAAAGCAGTCTTTCGTCGAAAGATCGTGCTTTGGAACTTCGTTTTCGTCATCCTGCAGAATTTCTTCCTTAGTGCCCCCTACGGCCGGAATTGGAATT TCCTCTGGTCCTCCACCCATGCCGAAGCGTGGCAAGTCGGCCTCCTCTGCATCCTCTTCTTTGGCTTCGTCTGGgtcggcttcctcttcatcgtcagcAGATACCTCAAAGCGCACAGCTGGTCATTGCCCCTAATAGCCTGCGGGCTCGGAGCCCCCCGCTGGGCCCAAATCTGGTGGGGAATTTCCGGAATCGGATACTTCTTACCATGGGTATCCGGCGGATACGTCGGGGGAGCACTCGCATCGCGCAGTCTCTGGCTTTGGCTTGGCGTTTTGGATAGCATCCAGGGTCTGGGATTCGGCATAATTTTGCTCCAAACGCTAACGCGGACGCATATGCTCTTTACTTTGATTTGTTCACAGGTGTTGGGTTCTATTGCTACGATCGCTGCGAGAGGGTTTGGGCCGAATAAGCTGGGACCGGGGCCCATTTCGCCTGATCCGACGTTTGGGGTTAGTGCCGTGGCTAATGCGTGGTTTTGGGTCGGGTTGTTTTGTCAGTTGATTATTTG TGCTGGGTTCCTGTTGTTCTTCCGTAAAGAGCAGCTTGCGAAGCCCTAA
- a CDS encoding alpha-amylase (CAZy:GH13;~COG:G;~EggNog:ENOG410Q2HI;~InterPro:IPR006047,IPR015340,IPR017853,IPR013780, IPR013777;~PFAM:PF00128,PF09260;~SECRETED:SignalP(1-28);~TransMembrane:1 (n15-26c33/34o530-548i);~go_function: GO:0003824 - catalytic activity [Evidence IEA];~go_function: GO:0004556 - alpha-amylase activity [Evidence IEA];~go_function: GO:0005509 - calcium ion binding [Evidence IEA];~go_process: GO:0005975 - carbohydrate metabolic process [Evidence IEA];~go_process: GO:0016052 - carbohydrate catabolic process [Evidence IEA]): MLRKFASLLGQRHMAVCLLCWCVSLATAASTEAWKTRSIYQTMTDRFALTNGSTTAPCNTTEANYCGGSWQGTIDKLDYIQGMGFDAIMISPVIKNIAGRSKDGEAYHGYWPLDLYEINSHFGTREELLKLSEEIHARDMYLLLDVVINNMAYMTDGEDPATTIDYNVFPQFNGSSYFHPYCLITDWNNYTDAQWCQTGDNYTALPDLYTEHTAVQDILMDWSKSVISNYSVDGLRIDAAKSLTPSFLPTYAETVGGFMTGEVMDSNATNVCKYQRDYLPSLPNYPLYYSMITAFLNGEPATLLEEIATINDLCTDTFAMVNFIEDQDVDRWAYMNDDIMLAKTALTFMMLYDGIPLVYQGLEQAIAYSNRAALWLTDFDTNATLYKHIAKLNAIRKHAINLDSSYINSKTYPIYQGGSELAFWKGTYGRQVIMVLSTAGSNGSAYTLTLPMSYGASEVVTEVLNCVNYTVNTYSQLVVDMDKGEPRVFFPAAMMPGSGLCGYNTSNVTYSELRLAAVGSSSSSGGIHSVIPPAFASLFMALVAFLAFRI; encoded by the coding sequence ATGCTTCGAAAATTCGCTTCCCTCCTGGGCCAACGGCACATGGCCGTCTGTCTCCTGTGCTGGTGCGTTTCGCTAGCGACAGCCGCAAGCACAGAAGCATGGAAGACGCGATCCATCTACCAGACAATGACCGATCGGTTTGCCCTCACCAACGGCTCGACCACCGCACCATGCAATACTACGGAAGCCAATTACTGTGGCGGGTCTTGGCAAGGGACGATCGATAAGCTGGACTACATTCAAGGCATGGGGTTCGATGCCATCATGATCTCCCCTGTAATTAAAAACATTGCGGGGCGATCTAAGGACGGGGAGGCCTACCATGGGTACTGGCCTCTGGATCTATACGAGATCAACTCTCATTTCGGGACCCGGGAGGAACTTCTGAAGCTGAGCGAGGAGATCCACGCACGAGACATGTACTTGCTACTGGACGTCGTCATCAACAATATGGCTTATATGACGGATGGCGAGGATCCTGCGACAACTATTGACTACAATGTCTTTCCCCAATTCAATGGATCTTCATACTTCCACCCCTACTGCCTCATTACGGACTGGAATAACTATACGGATGCCCAGTGGTGTCAGACTGGTGACAACTACACCGCACTCCCGGATCTCTACACGGAGCATACTGCGGTGCAGGACATCTTAATGGATTGGAGTAAATCGGTTATTAGCAATTACTCCGTTGACGGGCTACGAATCGACGCTGCCAAATCTCTCACTCCCAGCTTTCTGCCTACATATGCGGAAACCGTGGGCGGATTCATGACCGGCGAAGTCATGGATTCGAATGCCACCAACGTGTGCAAGTATCAGAGAGATTACCTGCCAAGTCTTCCCAACTACCCCCTCTATTACTCCATGATCACGGCCTTCTTGAACGGAGAGCCTGCGACCTTGCTCGAGGAAATTGCAACGATCAACGATCTCTGCACGGACACGTTCGCAATGGTCAATTTCATCGAAGATCAAGACGTGGACCGATGGGCCTACATGAATGACGACATTATGCTAGCCAAAACCGCACTTACTTTCATGATGCTCTACGACGGCATTCCCTTGGTCTATCAAGGTCTGGAGCAAGCCATTGCCTATTCCAACCGAGCGGCCCTCTGGTTGACGGATTTCGACACCAATGCGACGCTATATAAACACATTGCTAAACTCAATGCCATCCGCAAACATGCCATTAACCTTGATTCCAGTTACATCAACTCAAAAACATACCCCATTTACCAGGGAGGTAGCGAGTTGGCTTTCTGGAAGGGCACCTACGGACGCCAAGTCATCATGGTCTTATCTACGGCGGGCTCTAATGGTTCGGCTTATACTTTGACGCTACCTATGAGCTATGGGGCTAGCGAGGTGGTCACGGAAGTGCTGAACTGCGTCAACTATACGGTCAACACCTACAGCCAATTGGTCGTGGACATGGACAAGGGCGAGCCTCGAGTCTTCTTTCCCGCTGCAATGATGCCGGGAAGTGGGCTGTGTGGCTACAATACCTCCAATGTAACCTATTCTGAGCTGCGGCTTGCCGCTGTGGGttcttcatcgtcgtctgGTGGAATTCACTCCGTCATACCGCCTGCTTTTGCTTCGCTTTTCATGGCGCTAGTAGCTTTTTTGGCATTCCGGATATAA
- a CDS encoding uncharacterized protein (COG:Q;~EggNog:ENOG410PMGM;~InterPro:IPR036291,IPR013968,IPR002347;~PFAM:PF08659;~go_process: GO:0055114 - oxidation-reduction process [Evidence IEA]) has protein sequence MEGTVLITGANGSLALGFIQALLSLHPQMTLIATVRNPSPDHDRNTAKLLNLIAGYPKANFHLEALDLGNLSSVRSFADQVADKISSKKLPSISAIICNAATFSFEAGQAFTTDGFEATFQVCHLSHYLLILKLLGSMNKTSGRIVLLGSVTHYPEKPNPLCSLRPGFPKNMDDLVRPPPDPANLVHDKGFQRYGTAKLANVTLAMDLNRRLKEDDHLSGITALAMDPGGLPSSRAQAGQKRSARWLFRVVEFLMPVLKYMTTMFRTLDDAGRDLVAVSVGDEFRGKLGYFIGTKEVAPAAISEDREAQEKLWENCWRWAGMRTEETVLLNA, from the exons ATGGAAGGGACAGTCCTCATCACCGGCGCAAACGGCTCTCTAGCATTAGGCTTCATCCAAGCCTTATTATCCCTCCATCCTCAGATGACCCTAATTGCCACCGTCCGAAACCCCTCTCCAGACCACGACCGAAACACCGCAAAACTCCTCAACCTAATTGCCGGCTACCCTAAAGCGAACTTCCACCTCGAGGCCCTTGATCTCGGAAACCTATCCAGCGTGCGTTCTTTCGCAGATCAAGTAGCTGACAAAATCTCCTCGAAGAaacttccatccatctcagCAATCATCTGCAATGCcgccaccttctccttcgaaGCGGGACAGGCCTTCACGACGGACGGTTTTGAAGCCACCTTCCAAGTATGCCATCTGTCTCATTATCTGTTGATATTGAAACTCTTAGGGAGTATGAATAAAACATCCGGACGCATAGTCCTCCTTGGCTCAGTTACCCATTACCCCGAAAAACCCAACCCGCTGTGTTCTCTGAGGCCGGGGTTTCCGAAGAATATGGACGATTTGGTGCGTCCGCCGCCGGATCCAGCAAATCTTGTGCATGATAAAGGGTTTCAGAGATACGGTACTGCAAAGCTGGCGAATGTTACGCTGGCGATGGATTTGAATCGCAGGTTGAAAGAG GACGATCATTTGTCCGGCATCACTGCGCTTGCCATGGACCCAGGCGGTCTTCCGAGTTCGAGGGCGCAGGCGGGACAGAAAAGGTCGGCGCGGTGGTTGTTTAGGGTTGTTGAGTTCCTGATGCCGGTCCTAAAGTATATGACGACGATGTTTCGTACccttgatgatgctgggcGGGATTTAGTGGCTGTGAGTGTTGGGGATGAGTTCCGAGGGAAATTGGGGTACTTTATTGGGACGAAGGAAGTGGCACCTGCGGCCATCAGTGAGGACCGTGAGGCACAAGAGAAATTGTGGGAGAATTGTTGGAGGTGGGCGGGTATGCGGACTGAGGAGACCGTGCTTCTGAATGCTTGA